The proteins below come from a single Vicugna pacos chromosome 13, VicPac4, whole genome shotgun sequence genomic window:
- the ZMYM6 gene encoding zinc finger MYM-type protein 6 isoform X1 — protein MKEPLDGECGKAMAPQQGLLDKIKEEPDNAQEYVHASKPKTQESELKISAVFSVSDSPLAQQLTPGFPLSLASSGPNISLPSVPAVALQVFCSGCKKMLYKGQTAYHKTGSTQLFCSTKCITGYSSPVCLLPPPKKTCTNCSKDILNPKDVISTRFENSSPSKDFCSQSCLSSYELKKKPVVTIYTNSISTRCSMCQKNADIRFEVKYQNVVHGLCSDACFSKFHSTNNLTMNCCENCGSYCYSSSGPCQSQKVFSSTSVTAYKQNSAQTPPYALGKSLRPSAEMIETTNDSGKTELFCSINCLSAYRVKTVISSGVQVLCHSCKTSAIPQYHLAMSNGTIYSFCSSSCVVAFQNVFNKPKGTNSSAVPVSQGQVVVSPPSGSAVSAGGGNTSAVSPSSISGSAAASLQPLAAQSQQVALTHRVVKLKCQHCNHLFATKPELLFYKGKMFLFCGKICSDEYKKKNKIMAMCDYCKLQKIIKETVRFSGVDKPYCSEVCKFLSARDFGERWGKYCKMCSYCSQTSPNLVENRLEGKLEEFCCEDCMTKYTVLFYQMAKCDGCKRQGKLSESIKWKGNIRHFCNLFCVLEFCHRQQIMIDPISQNKVIVPKVQTASVELPFARTNITPVITNVVSLAKISPAQPAGNSVSKGAVITKEATKIIEDGSTQTDAMKLLSSQSLRLLKNKALLCKPVTQTKATSCKPHTQHKECQTVIQIFHSDLSMPNEKNDAELDSPPAKKKRIGFFQTYDAEYLKVGFIIYPGSKESSPRPQCVICGEILSSENMKPANLSHHLKTKHSELENNPVDFFEQKSLEMECQNSALKKCLLVEKSLVKASYLIAFQIAASKKPFSIAEELIKPYLVEMCSEVLGSSAGDKMKTIALSNNTIGHRIDELSADIEDQLIQKVRESKWFALQIDESSEISNTTLLLCYIRFIDYGCSDIKEELLCCIEMPSQMTDFDVFEVINKYIDSKSLNWKHCVGLCTDGAASMTGRCSGLQAKIQEVAMNTVAFTHCFIHREHLAAEKLSPCLHEILLQSAQILSFIKSNALNSRMLTILCEEMGSEHVNLPLRAEVRWISRGRILTRLFQLRHEIEIFLNQKHSDLAKCFFDEEWVAKLAYLSDIFSLINELNLSLQGTMTTLFNLYNKIDVLKEKLKMWLKRTQENDYDMFPSFSEISNSSGLNMRSITSIIFEHLEGLSQMFNDCYPPEEDLRSGNLWIINPFINHQNSNLTDFEEEKLAQLSSDLGLQSAFKSMSVTQFWINAKASYPELHEKAMKFLLPFSTIYLCDATFSALTESKQRNLLVSGPVLRLAVTSLIPRIEKLVKEKE, from the exons gaatATGTACATGCTTCAAAACCAAAAACTCAAGAAAGTGAACTGAAAATTAGTGCTGTGTTTTCAGTCAGTGACAGTCCTCTTG CCCAACAGTTGACCCCAGGCTTTCCGCTTTCTCTTGCATCATCTGGCCCAAATATATCACTTCCTTCGGTTCCTGCTGTAGCTCTTCAGGTTTTTTGTTCTGGTTGTAAAAAAATGCTTTATAAGGGGCAAACTGCATATCATAAGACAGGATCTACTCAGCTATTTTGCTCCACAAAGTGTATCACCGGATATTCCTCACCTGTCTGCCTATTGCCTCCTCCCAAGAAAACCTGCACAAACTGCTCAAA agacatTTTAAATCCAAAGGATGTGATCTCAACCCGATTTGAAAATTCCTCTCCTAGCAAAGATTTCTGCAGCCAATCATGCCTTTCTTCTTATGAGCTAAAGAAAAAACCTGTTGTTACCATATATACCAATAGCATTTCAACTAGGTGCAGCATGTGTCAGAAGAATGCTGAT ATACGATTTGAAGTTAAATATCAAAATGTGGTACATGGTCTTTGTAGTGATGcctgtttttcaaaatttcactCCACCAACAACCTCACCATGAACTGTTGTGAGAACTGTGGGAGCTATTGCTATAGTAGCTCTGGTCCTTGCCAGTCCCAGAAGGTTTTTAGTTCAACAAGTGTCACAGCCTATAAGCAG aaTTCAGCCCAAACTCCTCCATATGCCTTGGGGAAATCATTGAGGCCCTCAGCTGAAATGATTGAGACGACGAATGACTCAGGAAAAACAGAGCTTTTCTGCTCTATTAACTGCTTATCTGCTTACAGAGTTAAGACCGTTATTTCTTCAG GTGTCCAGGTTTTGTGTCATAGCTGTAAAACCTCAGCAATCCCTCAGTATCACCTAGCCATGTCCAATGGAACTATAtacagcttctgcagctccagctgtGTGGTGGCTTTCCAG AATGTATTTAACAAGCCAAAAGGAACAAACTCTTCAGCAGTGCCTGTGTCTCAGGGCCAAGTGGTTGTAAGCCCACCCTCTGGGTCAGCAGTGTCAGCAGGAGGAGGTAACACCTCTGCCGTTTCCCCCAGCTCCATCAGTGGCTCTGCCGCAGCCAGTCTCCAGCCTCTTGCTGCTCAGTCCCAGCAAGTTGCTTTAACCCATAGAGTTGTTAAACTCAAGTGTCAGCACTGTAACCATCTGTTTGCCACAAAACCAGAACTTCTTTTCTACAAG ggtaaaatgtttctgttttgtggcaAGATTTGCTCCGatgaatacaaaaagaaaaataaaattatggcaATGTGTGACTACTGTAAACTGCAAAAAATTATAAAGGAGACTGTACGATTCTCAGGGGTTGATAAGCCATACTGTAGTGAAG TTTGCAAATTCCTCTCTGCCCGTGACTTTGGAGAACGATGGGGAAAATACTGTAAGATGTGCAGTTATTGCTCACAGACATCTCCTAATTTGGTAGAAAATCGATTGGAGGGCAAGTTAGAAGAGTTCTGTTGTGAAGATTGCATGACCAAATATACAGTTTTGTTCTATCAG ATGGCCAAGTGTGATGGTTGTAAGCGGCAGGGTAAGCTGAGCGAGTCCATAAAATGGAAAGGGAACATCAGGCATTTCTGTAACCTGTTTTGTGTCTTGGAGTTTTGTCATCGTCAGCAAATTATGATTGATCCTATTTctcaaaataaag TAATTGTTCCTAAGGTGCAGACTGCTTCAGTGGAGCTCCCTTTTGCAAGGACAAATATAACACCAGTTATAACTAATGTGGTGTCATTGGCAAAAATATCTCCTGCCCAGCCTGCAGGGAACAGTGTTTCAAAAG GTGCAGTTATTACTAAAGAGGCAACAAAGATCATTGAAGAT GGAAGTACACAGACAGATGCCATGAAACTTCTGTCTTCCCAGTCTTTGAGGCTTTTAAAGAACAAAGCGTTATTGTGTAAACCCGTCACACAGACCAAGGCCACCTCTTGCAAACCACATACACAGCACAAGGAATGTCAGACAG TGATTCAAATATTTCATTCAGATTTATCTATGCCTAATGAGAAAAATGATGCGGAACTTGATTCTCCAcctgcaaagaaaaaaagaataggttttttccaGACTTATGATGCGGAATATTTAAAAGTTGGTTTTATTATCTATCCCGGATCAAAAGAAAGTTCACCAAGGCCACAGTGTGTCATTTGTGGAGAAATTTTATCCAGTGAAAACATGAAGCCAGCAAATCTCTCTCATCATTTGAAGACAAAGCATTCAGAATTAGAAAACAATCCAGTAGATTTTTTTGAACAAAAATCTCTTGAAATGGAATGTCAAAACAGTGCTTTAAAAAAGTGTTTACTAGTTGAAAAGTCACTTGTGAAAGCTTCTTATTTAATTGCTTTCCAAATTGCTGCCAGCAAAAAGCCATTTTCCATAGCTGAAGAATTAATTAAACCATATTTAGTAGAAATGTGTTCAGAAGTTTTGGGTTCAAGTGCTGGAGACAAAATGAAAACCATTGCTCTTTCAAATAATACAATTGGGCACAGGATTGATGAACTATCTGCAGACATTGAAGATCAGCTGATTCAAAAAGTCAGAGAGTCAAAGTGGTTTGCCCTTCAAATAGATGAGTCATCAGAAATCTCAAACACCACCCTTCTTTTGTGCTATATTCGTTTCATTGATTATGGTTGTAGTGACATAAAAGAAGAATTATTATGTTGCATTGAAATGCCTTCTCAAATGACTGATTTTGACGTATttgaagtaataaataaatatattgataGTAAATCTCTGAATTGGAAGCATTGTGTTGGTCTCTGTACAGATGGGGCTGCAAGCATGACTGGTAGGTGTTCTGGTTTACAGGCAAAAATTCAAGAAGTTGCCATGAATACAGTGGCATTTACACATTGTTTTATTCACCGTGAACATTTAGCAGCAGAAAAATTGTCTCCATGCTTACATGAAATTCTTCTGCAGTCAGcacaaattttaagttttataaagAGCAATGCTTTGAATTCACGTATGTTAACCATTTTATGTGAAGAGATGGGGTCTGAGCATGTGAATTTACCACTTCGTGCTGAAGTACGTTGGATATCGAGAGGGAGAATTTTAACAAGATTATTTCAGTTGCGGCAtgaaattgaaatatttttaaatcaaaagcaTTCAGATTTGGCCAAGTGTTTTTTTGATGAGGAATGGGTTGCAAAGTTGGCCTATTTATCAGATATTTTTTCACTTATAAATGAACTAAATTTAAGTCTCCAAGGAACTATGACTACTCTCTTCAATTTGTATAATAAAATCGATGTgcttaaagaaaagttaaaaatgtgGTTGAAGCGCACACAGGAGAATGATTATGACATGTTCCCTTCGTTTTCTGAAATCTCAAACTCATCAGGCTTAAATATGAGAAGTATTACAAGCATTATTTTTGAACACCTGGAAGGACTTTCTCAAATGTTCAATGACTGTTATCCACCAGAAGAAGACTTGCGTTCAGGAAACTTGTGGATAATTAATCCTTTTATCAATCACCAAAATAGTAATCTCACGgactttgaagaagaaaaattagcACAGTTGTCTTCAGATTTAGGATTACAATCAGCATTTAAATCAATGTCTGTAACTCAGTTTTGGATAAATGCAAAGGCAAGTTACCCAGAACTCCATGAAAAGGCAATGAAATTTTTATTGCCTTTTTCAACTATTTATTTATGTGATGCTACATTTTCAGCTTTGACTGAGTCAAAACAAAGAAATCTGTTGGTTTCTGGCCCTGTCCTAAGACTTGCAGTCACATCTTTAATTCCGAGGATAGAAAAATTAGTAAAGGAGAAGGAATAG
- the ZMYM6 gene encoding zinc finger MYM-type protein 6 isoform X2: MKEPLDGECGKAMAPQQGLLDKIKEEPDNAQEYVHASKPKTQESELKISAVFSVSDSPLAQQLTPGFPLSLASSGPNISLPSVPAVALQVFCSGCKKMLYKGQTAYHKTGSTQLFCSTKCITGYSSPVCLLPPPKKTCTNCSKDILNPKDVISTRFENSSPSKDFCSQSCLSSYELKKKPVVTIYTNSISTRCSMCQKNADIRFEVKYQNVVHGLCSDACFSKFHSTNNLTMNCCENCGSYCYSSSGPCQSQKVFSSTSVTAYKQNSAQTPPYALGKSLRPSAEMIETTNDSGKTELFCSINCLSAYRVKTVISSGVQVLCHSCKTSAIPQYHLAMSNGTIYSFCSSSCVVAFQNVFNKPKGTNSSAVPVSQGQVVVSPPSGSAVSAGGGNTSAVSPSSISGSAAASLQPLAAQSQQVALTHRVVKLKCQHCNHLFATKPELLFYKGKMFLFCGKICSDEYKKKNKIMAMCDYCKLQKIIKETVRFSGVDKPYCSEVCKFLSARDFGERWGKYCKMCSYCSQTSPNLVENRLEGKLEEFCCEDCMTKYTVLFYQMAKCDGCKRQGKLSESIKWKGNIRHFCNLFCVLEFCHRQQIMIDPISQNKVIVPKVQTASVELPFARTNITPVITNVVSLAKISPAQPAGNSVSKGAVITKEATKIIEDGSTQTDAMKLLSSQSLRLLKNKALLCKPVTQTKATSCKPHTQHKECQTDLSMPNEKNDAELDSPPAKKKRIGFFQTYDAEYLKVGFIIYPGSKESSPRPQCVICGEILSSENMKPANLSHHLKTKHSELENNPVDFFEQKSLEMECQNSALKKCLLVEKSLVKASYLIAFQIAASKKPFSIAEELIKPYLVEMCSEVLGSSAGDKMKTIALSNNTIGHRIDELSADIEDQLIQKVRESKWFALQIDESSEISNTTLLLCYIRFIDYGCSDIKEELLCCIEMPSQMTDFDVFEVINKYIDSKSLNWKHCVGLCTDGAASMTGRCSGLQAKIQEVAMNTVAFTHCFIHREHLAAEKLSPCLHEILLQSAQILSFIKSNALNSRMLTILCEEMGSEHVNLPLRAEVRWISRGRILTRLFQLRHEIEIFLNQKHSDLAKCFFDEEWVAKLAYLSDIFSLINELNLSLQGTMTTLFNLYNKIDVLKEKLKMWLKRTQENDYDMFPSFSEISNSSGLNMRSITSIIFEHLEGLSQMFNDCYPPEEDLRSGNLWIINPFINHQNSNLTDFEEEKLAQLSSDLGLQSAFKSMSVTQFWINAKASYPELHEKAMKFLLPFSTIYLCDATFSALTESKQRNLLVSGPVLRLAVTSLIPRIEKLVKEKE, translated from the exons gaatATGTACATGCTTCAAAACCAAAAACTCAAGAAAGTGAACTGAAAATTAGTGCTGTGTTTTCAGTCAGTGACAGTCCTCTTG CCCAACAGTTGACCCCAGGCTTTCCGCTTTCTCTTGCATCATCTGGCCCAAATATATCACTTCCTTCGGTTCCTGCTGTAGCTCTTCAGGTTTTTTGTTCTGGTTGTAAAAAAATGCTTTATAAGGGGCAAACTGCATATCATAAGACAGGATCTACTCAGCTATTTTGCTCCACAAAGTGTATCACCGGATATTCCTCACCTGTCTGCCTATTGCCTCCTCCCAAGAAAACCTGCACAAACTGCTCAAA agacatTTTAAATCCAAAGGATGTGATCTCAACCCGATTTGAAAATTCCTCTCCTAGCAAAGATTTCTGCAGCCAATCATGCCTTTCTTCTTATGAGCTAAAGAAAAAACCTGTTGTTACCATATATACCAATAGCATTTCAACTAGGTGCAGCATGTGTCAGAAGAATGCTGAT ATACGATTTGAAGTTAAATATCAAAATGTGGTACATGGTCTTTGTAGTGATGcctgtttttcaaaatttcactCCACCAACAACCTCACCATGAACTGTTGTGAGAACTGTGGGAGCTATTGCTATAGTAGCTCTGGTCCTTGCCAGTCCCAGAAGGTTTTTAGTTCAACAAGTGTCACAGCCTATAAGCAG aaTTCAGCCCAAACTCCTCCATATGCCTTGGGGAAATCATTGAGGCCCTCAGCTGAAATGATTGAGACGACGAATGACTCAGGAAAAACAGAGCTTTTCTGCTCTATTAACTGCTTATCTGCTTACAGAGTTAAGACCGTTATTTCTTCAG GTGTCCAGGTTTTGTGTCATAGCTGTAAAACCTCAGCAATCCCTCAGTATCACCTAGCCATGTCCAATGGAACTATAtacagcttctgcagctccagctgtGTGGTGGCTTTCCAG AATGTATTTAACAAGCCAAAAGGAACAAACTCTTCAGCAGTGCCTGTGTCTCAGGGCCAAGTGGTTGTAAGCCCACCCTCTGGGTCAGCAGTGTCAGCAGGAGGAGGTAACACCTCTGCCGTTTCCCCCAGCTCCATCAGTGGCTCTGCCGCAGCCAGTCTCCAGCCTCTTGCTGCTCAGTCCCAGCAAGTTGCTTTAACCCATAGAGTTGTTAAACTCAAGTGTCAGCACTGTAACCATCTGTTTGCCACAAAACCAGAACTTCTTTTCTACAAG ggtaaaatgtttctgttttgtggcaAGATTTGCTCCGatgaatacaaaaagaaaaataaaattatggcaATGTGTGACTACTGTAAACTGCAAAAAATTATAAAGGAGACTGTACGATTCTCAGGGGTTGATAAGCCATACTGTAGTGAAG TTTGCAAATTCCTCTCTGCCCGTGACTTTGGAGAACGATGGGGAAAATACTGTAAGATGTGCAGTTATTGCTCACAGACATCTCCTAATTTGGTAGAAAATCGATTGGAGGGCAAGTTAGAAGAGTTCTGTTGTGAAGATTGCATGACCAAATATACAGTTTTGTTCTATCAG ATGGCCAAGTGTGATGGTTGTAAGCGGCAGGGTAAGCTGAGCGAGTCCATAAAATGGAAAGGGAACATCAGGCATTTCTGTAACCTGTTTTGTGTCTTGGAGTTTTGTCATCGTCAGCAAATTATGATTGATCCTATTTctcaaaataaag TAATTGTTCCTAAGGTGCAGACTGCTTCAGTGGAGCTCCCTTTTGCAAGGACAAATATAACACCAGTTATAACTAATGTGGTGTCATTGGCAAAAATATCTCCTGCCCAGCCTGCAGGGAACAGTGTTTCAAAAG GTGCAGTTATTACTAAAGAGGCAACAAAGATCATTGAAGAT GGAAGTACACAGACAGATGCCATGAAACTTCTGTCTTCCCAGTCTTTGAGGCTTTTAAAGAACAAAGCGTTATTGTGTAAACCCGTCACACAGACCAAGGCCACCTCTTGCAAACCACATACACAGCACAAGGAATGTCAGACAG ATTTATCTATGCCTAATGAGAAAAATGATGCGGAACTTGATTCTCCAcctgcaaagaaaaaaagaataggttttttccaGACTTATGATGCGGAATATTTAAAAGTTGGTTTTATTATCTATCCCGGATCAAAAGAAAGTTCACCAAGGCCACAGTGTGTCATTTGTGGAGAAATTTTATCCAGTGAAAACATGAAGCCAGCAAATCTCTCTCATCATTTGAAGACAAAGCATTCAGAATTAGAAAACAATCCAGTAGATTTTTTTGAACAAAAATCTCTTGAAATGGAATGTCAAAACAGTGCTTTAAAAAAGTGTTTACTAGTTGAAAAGTCACTTGTGAAAGCTTCTTATTTAATTGCTTTCCAAATTGCTGCCAGCAAAAAGCCATTTTCCATAGCTGAAGAATTAATTAAACCATATTTAGTAGAAATGTGTTCAGAAGTTTTGGGTTCAAGTGCTGGAGACAAAATGAAAACCATTGCTCTTTCAAATAATACAATTGGGCACAGGATTGATGAACTATCTGCAGACATTGAAGATCAGCTGATTCAAAAAGTCAGAGAGTCAAAGTGGTTTGCCCTTCAAATAGATGAGTCATCAGAAATCTCAAACACCACCCTTCTTTTGTGCTATATTCGTTTCATTGATTATGGTTGTAGTGACATAAAAGAAGAATTATTATGTTGCATTGAAATGCCTTCTCAAATGACTGATTTTGACGTATttgaagtaataaataaatatattgataGTAAATCTCTGAATTGGAAGCATTGTGTTGGTCTCTGTACAGATGGGGCTGCAAGCATGACTGGTAGGTGTTCTGGTTTACAGGCAAAAATTCAAGAAGTTGCCATGAATACAGTGGCATTTACACATTGTTTTATTCACCGTGAACATTTAGCAGCAGAAAAATTGTCTCCATGCTTACATGAAATTCTTCTGCAGTCAGcacaaattttaagttttataaagAGCAATGCTTTGAATTCACGTATGTTAACCATTTTATGTGAAGAGATGGGGTCTGAGCATGTGAATTTACCACTTCGTGCTGAAGTACGTTGGATATCGAGAGGGAGAATTTTAACAAGATTATTTCAGTTGCGGCAtgaaattgaaatatttttaaatcaaaagcaTTCAGATTTGGCCAAGTGTTTTTTTGATGAGGAATGGGTTGCAAAGTTGGCCTATTTATCAGATATTTTTTCACTTATAAATGAACTAAATTTAAGTCTCCAAGGAACTATGACTACTCTCTTCAATTTGTATAATAAAATCGATGTgcttaaagaaaagttaaaaatgtgGTTGAAGCGCACACAGGAGAATGATTATGACATGTTCCCTTCGTTTTCTGAAATCTCAAACTCATCAGGCTTAAATATGAGAAGTATTACAAGCATTATTTTTGAACACCTGGAAGGACTTTCTCAAATGTTCAATGACTGTTATCCACCAGAAGAAGACTTGCGTTCAGGAAACTTGTGGATAATTAATCCTTTTATCAATCACCAAAATAGTAATCTCACGgactttgaagaagaaaaattagcACAGTTGTCTTCAGATTTAGGATTACAATCAGCATTTAAATCAATGTCTGTAACTCAGTTTTGGATAAATGCAAAGGCAAGTTACCCAGAACTCCATGAAAAGGCAATGAAATTTTTATTGCCTTTTTCAACTATTTATTTATGTGATGCTACATTTTCAGCTTTGACTGAGTCAAAACAAAGAAATCTGTTGGTTTCTGGCCCTGTCCTAAGACTTGCAGTCACATCTTTAATTCCGAGGATAGAAAAATTAGTAAAGGAGAAGGAATAG